One Nostoc punctiforme PCC 73102 DNA window includes the following coding sequences:
- a CDS encoding methylmalonic aciduria and homocystinuria type D protein produces MNYPKVYTSEQACPINLVGETGQAVQISIHAPSQYICANCERILPDWKRQSFLRVVIVLQQSRYQLVKKTTEVESEKERLREKFMRFGCDLAFNLRDRGYLTDLIDPRTGYPLLSHPGAIPHDDTAVVKALLNYPVIKNQCRVLVHPEWGAAVYPSILISEAPPILIEWVTKGIAAMHGWKEISH; encoded by the coding sequence GTGAACTATCCCAAAGTTTACACTTCGGAGCAAGCCTGTCCCATTAATTTAGTTGGCGAAACAGGACAAGCGGTTCAAATTTCAATTCATGCTCCCAGTCAATATATCTGTGCCAACTGCGAACGGATATTACCGGATTGGAAACGGCAGTCATTTTTACGAGTAGTGATTGTCTTGCAGCAATCGCGTTATCAATTAGTTAAAAAGACGACAGAAGTAGAGTCCGAGAAAGAACGCTTACGAGAAAAGTTTATGCGATTTGGCTGTGATTTAGCATTTAATCTGCGCGATCGCGGCTATTTAACTGACCTGATCGACCCTCGTACAGGCTACCCTTTACTATCTCATCCTGGAGCAATTCCCCATGATGACACAGCAGTTGTCAAAGCTTTGCTCAACTATCCAGTGATTAAAAATCAATGCCGTGTACTAGTGCATCCCGAATGGGGCGCAGCAGTTTATCCTAGCATCTTGATATCAGAAGCTCCCCCAATTTTGATCGAATGGGTTACTAAAGGTATAGCAGCTATGCATGGGTGGAAAGAAATTAGTCATTAG
- a CDS encoding MotA/TolQ/ExbB proton channel family protein yields MEISNLFTAGGVVMWPLLAFSLLGVALIIERIIFWVRINNRQNKVVREVLQLYRLDNVVSALDKLQKNTDLPIARIFLAALELEEATPEEFRLALESEAQAEIPLLKRSQNIFETIIGLAPLLGLLGTVLGLINSFASLNIGDVGGTKTTGVTSGISEALVSTASGLVVAIFTLLFANTFRGLYQRQIAWIQEYGGQLELLYRRRYERGDKSYVPTR; encoded by the coding sequence ATGGAAATTAGTAATCTGTTTACAGCAGGTGGCGTGGTCATGTGGCCTCTCCTGGCGTTCTCTTTGTTAGGAGTAGCGCTGATTATCGAGCGGATCATCTTTTGGGTAAGAATAAATAATCGGCAAAATAAGGTAGTGCGAGAGGTGCTACAGCTTTATCGCCTTGATAATGTAGTTAGTGCTTTAGATAAGTTGCAAAAAAATACTGATTTACCCATTGCCCGAATTTTTTTAGCAGCTTTAGAGTTAGAAGAGGCGACACCAGAAGAATTTCGGTTGGCATTAGAAAGCGAAGCACAAGCCGAAATTCCCTTACTTAAGCGATCGCAAAATATTTTTGAGACAATTATTGGTCTTGCGCCGTTGTTGGGACTTCTCGGTACTGTCTTAGGATTAATTAACTCCTTTGCCTCTCTAAATATTGGAGATGTGGGAGGTACTAAAACAACAGGTGTAACATCTGGAATTAGTGAAGCTTTAGTATCCACAGCATCAGGATTAGTAGTAGCAATCTTTACACTATTATTTGCTAATACTTTCCGGGGACTCTATCAGCGTCAGATAGCTTGGATTCAAGAATATGGTGGACAGTTAGAATTACTCTACCGCCGTCGCTACGAAAGAGGCGATAAATCTTATGTGCCTACCAGATGA
- a CDS encoding PadR family transcriptional regulator, whose protein sequence is MQINAKQILNKGSTNAQVSPREEIVLLALYNKELYGLQIPQAMEEASGGNTKMGIGTLYPVLHSLEKKGLVESRWGDEGREERGGARRRYYKLTGSGVATLEAVQSFRSNLLTWQPS, encoded by the coding sequence ATGCAAATAAACGCGAAGCAAATACTTAATAAAGGTTCAACCAATGCCCAAGTTTCACCACGAGAAGAAATCGTCTTGCTCGCACTCTACAACAAAGAACTCTATGGTCTCCAAATTCCGCAGGCTATGGAAGAGGCTAGCGGCGGTAACACTAAGATGGGGATTGGCACCCTTTATCCTGTTCTCCATTCTCTGGAAAAGAAAGGACTTGTCGAATCCCGTTGGGGAGATGAAGGGCGTGAAGAACGAGGTGGAGCAAGACGGCGCTATTACAAACTTACAGGTAGCGGCGTTGCGACTCTCGAAGCCGTCCAGTCTTTCCGCTCTAACCTACTTACTTGGCAGCCCAGTTAG
- a CDS encoding DUF6888 family protein → MPINIVRMDERTKNLFFLAGEENIIEIYPNGKWRYIG, encoded by the coding sequence TTGCCTATTAATATCGTTCGGATGGATGAACGGACAAAAAATCTATTCTTCTTGGCAGGTGAGGAAAATATCATAGAAATATACCCTAACGGTAAATGGAGATACATAGGATGA
- a CDS encoding DUF6887 family protein encodes MSKPNFHAMSQKELHDYVLAHREDQEAFYAYVDKLHLEGNWIEMPPLQSEQDLENYPKFIERIRSSSEPRDGA; translated from the coding sequence ATGAGCAAGCCTAATTTTCATGCAATGAGTCAGAAAGAGTTACATGATTACGTTCTTGCTCATCGGGAAGATCAAGAAGCTTTCTACGCTTATGTGGATAAGCTGCATCTCGAAGGTAATTGGATTGAAATGCCACCGTTACAGTCAGAACAGGATTTAGAAAATTATCCTAAGTTCATTGAGCGTATTCGCAGCAGTTCTGAGCCACGAGATGGAGCATAA
- the rsmH gene encoding 16S rRNA (cytosine(1402)-N(4))-methyltransferase RsmH, protein MKSDLETPLNLEELAFSHISVLGREVIEGLAVRPGGHYLDVTVGGGGHSRLILEAAADVRVTAVDQDEDALVAANKNLAEYSDRIQFIYSNFADYEFPPNTFDGILADLGVSSYHLDQAERGFSFRQAANLDMRMDRGRSLTAADVINNWDEAELADIFFKYGEERLSRRIARRIVERRPLHTTTELADAIASSVPPKYRYGRIHPATRVFQALRIVVNDELKSLETFLDKAPNALVPGGRIAIISFHSLEDRPVKHGLRNSPLLKVLTKKPIIAQEEEISNNPRSRSAKLRIAEKLV, encoded by the coding sequence ATGAAATCAGATTTAGAAACACCGCTAAATTTAGAAGAACTGGCTTTTTCTCATATTTCCGTGTTGGGACGAGAGGTAATTGAGGGTTTGGCGGTTCGTCCAGGCGGACATTATTTAGATGTAACGGTAGGTGGTGGTGGTCATAGTCGCTTGATTTTGGAAGCTGCTGCTGATGTGCGGGTAACGGCAGTTGACCAAGATGAAGATGCTTTAGTAGCTGCAAATAAGAATTTAGCTGAATATAGCGATCGCATACAATTTATTTATAGCAATTTTGCTGACTACGAGTTTCCCCCCAACACTTTCGATGGTATTTTAGCCGATTTGGGGGTAAGTTCTTACCATTTAGACCAAGCAGAACGGGGTTTCAGCTTTCGCCAAGCCGCGAATTTAGATATGCGAATGGATCGAGGGCGATCGCTAACTGCTGCTGATGTGATCAATAATTGGGATGAAGCGGAATTAGCAGATATTTTCTTTAAGTACGGTGAGGAGAGATTATCGCGGCGCATTGCTCGTCGCATTGTAGAACGGCGACCGTTGCACACGACTACAGAATTGGCTGATGCGATCGCTTCTTCAGTGCCTCCCAAATACCGTTATGGGAGAATTCACCCCGCTACCAGGGTTTTTCAAGCTCTGCGAATTGTCGTCAACGATGAGTTAAAATCCTTAGAAACCTTTTTAGATAAAGCCCCAAATGCCCTTGTCCCTGGTGGCAGAATTGCGATTATCAGTTTTCATAGTTTAGAAGACCGCCCGGTGAAGCATGGTTTAAGAAATTCACCTTTATTAAAAGTCTTGACAAAAAAACCAATTATTGCTCAAGAAGAGGAAATTAGTAACAATCCGCGATCGCGATCGGCCAAACTGAGGATAGCTGAAAAGCTCGTGTAA
- a CDS encoding NAD(P)H-quinone oxidoreductase subunit H: MTRLETRTEPMVLNMGPHHPSMHGVLRLIMTLDGEDVVDCEPVIGYLHRGMEKIAENRTNVMYVPYVSRWDYAAGMFNEAVTVNAPEKLAGVAVPKRASYIRVIMLELNRIANHLLWFGPFLADVGAQTPFFYQFREREMIYDLWEAATGYRMVNNNYFRVGGVAADLPYGWVDKCLEFCDYLLPKVDEYERLVTDNPIFRRRVEGIGTITREEAINWGLSGPMLRASGVQWDLRKVDHYECYDDFDWDVQWETAGDCFARYVVRMREMRESVKIIRQAIKGLPGGPYENLEAKRLAAGKKSEWDAFDYQFIGKKVSPTFKIPKGEIYARVESGKGELGIYLVGDDNVFPARWKIRAADFNNLQIVPHLLRGMKVADIVVILGSVDVIMGSVDR, translated from the coding sequence ATGACCAGACTAGAAACCCGCACTGAACCAATGGTGCTAAACATGGGGCCACACCACCCCTCAATGCACGGGGTTCTGCGGCTAATCATGACTCTGGATGGCGAGGATGTCGTTGACTGTGAACCAGTTATCGGCTATTTGCACCGAGGAATGGAAAAAATCGCTGAGAACCGCACTAATGTAATGTACGTCCCTTACGTTAGTCGCTGGGACTACGCGGCGGGAATGTTCAACGAAGCCGTCACTGTTAACGCCCCAGAAAAACTTGCAGGTGTCGCTGTCCCCAAACGCGCTAGCTACATCCGCGTCATCATGCTGGAGTTGAACCGCATCGCTAACCACTTGCTATGGTTTGGCCCCTTCTTAGCTGACGTAGGCGCACAAACTCCCTTCTTCTACCAGTTCCGCGAACGGGAGATGATTTATGATTTGTGGGAAGCCGCCACAGGTTATCGGATGGTAAATAACAACTACTTCCGCGTTGGTGGAGTAGCAGCCGATTTACCTTACGGCTGGGTAGATAAGTGTCTGGAATTCTGCGACTACTTATTACCCAAAGTTGATGAGTATGAACGTTTAGTAACCGATAACCCCATCTTCCGGCGACGTGTTGAAGGTATTGGTACTATTACCCGTGAAGAAGCAATTAACTGGGGACTTTCTGGCCCTATGTTACGCGCTTCTGGCGTGCAATGGGATTTGCGGAAAGTTGACCATTACGAATGCTACGACGATTTCGACTGGGATGTGCAGTGGGAAACCGCCGGTGATTGCTTTGCCCGTTACGTAGTGCGGATGCGGGAAATGCGCGAATCTGTGAAAATTATTCGCCAAGCAATTAAAGGACTTCCTGGCGGCCCTTACGAAAATCTGGAAGCCAAGCGTTTAGCTGCAGGTAAAAAATCCGAGTGGGACGCATTTGATTATCAATTCATTGGCAAAAAAGTTTCCCCCACTTTCAAGATACCGAAGGGTGAAATCTACGCCCGTGTAGAAAGTGGCAAAGGTGAATTGGGAATTTATCTGGTAGGCGATGATAACGTCTTCCCTGCACGGTGGAAGATTCGCGCCGCAGATTTCAACAACCTTCAGATTGTTCCACATTTACTGCGCGGGATGAAGGTTGCAGATATTGTGGTCATTCTCGGTAGCGTTGACGTAATTATGGGGTCTGTGGATAGGTAG
- a CDS encoding DUF4351 domain-containing protein, whose translation MSYITIGERIGYERGKQQQGKTLVLSLLQKWVRDYLPQDVRGRIQTLPLEQLGALGEALLDFTAIEDLLNWLEANQAA comes from the coding sequence ATGAGCTACATTACCATAGGCGAGCGTATTGGTTACGAGCGTGGAAAACAACAACAAGGAAAAACACTCGTGTTAAGCCTACTACAAAAATGGGTAAGAGATTATTTACCACAAGACGTTCGAGGGCGCATTCAAACTCTTCCTTTAGAGCAATTAGGAGCGCTTGGCGAGGCTTTATTGGATTTTACAGCTATTGAGGATTTACTTAACTGGTTAGAAGCAAATCAAGCAGCGTAG
- a CDS encoding GAF domain-containing protein: MQIHPHSEFNHSRDRREQGLQNLLDRLVKSIQRDELVRQTTNQLRESLQVDRVVLYYFYSQWQGQVTFESLSSKEFSILSSTGPDDCFNNEYAALYLAGRVRAIANIELEPIQPCHRDFLRNLQVRANLVVPIVIPRGLWGLLVAHHCQGPHDWSSSDIEMMQTGAQTLATDRNILES, from the coding sequence GTGCAAATTCATCCTCACTCAGAATTTAACCATAGCCGCGATCGCCGTGAACAGGGTTTGCAAAATTTACTCGACCGCCTTGTTAAATCAATTCAGCGCGATGAGTTAGTCCGGCAAACGACCAATCAACTCAGAGAATCGCTTCAGGTCGATCGGGTGGTGTTGTATTATTTTTATAGTCAGTGGCAAGGTCAAGTTACTTTTGAATCTTTGAGTTCTAAAGAATTTTCAATACTTAGTTCCACTGGCCCAGATGATTGTTTTAACAATGAGTATGCTGCTTTATACTTAGCAGGACGGGTAAGAGCGATCGCTAATATTGAATTAGAGCCAATCCAGCCTTGTCACCGAGATTTTCTCCGCAATTTGCAAGTTCGCGCCAACTTGGTTGTACCAATTGTCATTCCTAGAGGATTATGGGGATTACTAGTAGCACATCACTGTCAAGGGCCTCATGATTGGTCGTCATCAGATATAGAAATGATGCAAACAGGGGCGCAAACTCTAGCAACAGATCGTAATATTTTGGAGAGTTAA
- a CDS encoding VOC family protein, translated as MKFGYTVIWVDDVVKTVEFYEKAFGLVRRTLLDKGQSIWAEIETGNTTLAFSSTSEAQNLFPGGFHPNDPAQPPTLIQISFITPDVGSAYMRAIGAGAKALNAPKSQPGGQTIARVRDPNGVLVSLVSG; from the coding sequence ATGAAATTTGGTTACACGGTCATCTGGGTAGACGATGTAGTTAAGACCGTTGAGTTTTACGAAAAAGCCTTTGGTCTAGTTCGTCGCACTCTCTTGGATAAAGGGCAATCTATCTGGGCTGAAATCGAAACCGGAAACACCACATTGGCTTTCTCCTCCACTAGCGAAGCACAAAATTTATTTCCTGGCGGCTTCCATCCCAACGATCCTGCACAACCACCGACATTAATCCAGATATCATTTATCACTCCTGATGTTGGCAGTGCTTACATGAGAGCGATCGGGGCCGGTGCAAAAGCATTAAATGCTCCTAAATCTCAACCTGGGGGACAAACAATTGCTCGTGTCCGCGATCCTAATGGCGTGTTGGTGTCGTTAGTGAGTGGGTGA
- a CDS encoding class I SAM-dependent methyltransferase, with the protein MDSNPALCAAIANHITNTPQQRITFAEFMDLALYHPEYGYYSSDAVKIGFKDSDFFTSPNLCSDFGELLAEQFLQMWEILGKPVPFSLVEMGAGQGLLALHILKYHQLHYPDFFTALEYIIVEKSPILRQEQQQRLQDFPVRWCNLEEIPPNAIAGCFFSNELVDAFPVHQFILETGELREIYVTTDKNEKETNAPYPSFAEVIGEPSTPQLAEYLDLVEMNFTQSAYPDGYRSEINLAALDWLSIVADRLQRGYVLTIDYGYPASRYYNPRRSQGTLQCYYHHRFHDNPYINIGRQDITAHVDFTALERWGQKCNLKNVGFIQQGLFLMALGLGDRIAALSYQKQPLLELLQRRDALHQLIDPTGLGGFGVLIQSKGLDNTEISQSLKGLTLPE; encoded by the coding sequence ATGGATTCAAATCCAGCATTGTGTGCAGCGATCGCCAATCACATTACTAATACTCCCCAGCAACGAATTACTTTCGCCGAATTCATGGATTTGGCACTATACCACCCTGAATACGGCTACTATTCCAGCGATGCAGTCAAAATAGGCTTTAAAGATAGTGATTTTTTTACCTCTCCCAACCTCTGTTCTGACTTTGGTGAATTACTAGCAGAACAATTTTTGCAAATGTGGGAGATTTTAGGAAAACCTGTACCCTTTTCTTTGGTAGAAATGGGAGCAGGTCAAGGACTGCTAGCTTTGCATATCCTTAAATATCATCAGCTACACTACCCAGATTTTTTTACGGCGCTAGAGTACATTATTGTTGAAAAGTCGCCAATTTTAAGACAAGAACAGCAGCAACGCTTGCAAGATTTCCCCGTGCGTTGGTGCAATTTAGAGGAGATACCACCAAATGCGATCGCAGGCTGCTTTTTTTCCAACGAGTTAGTAGATGCTTTCCCCGTCCATCAATTCATCCTAGAAACAGGAGAACTTAGGGAAATTTATGTAACCACAGATAAGAATGAAAAAGAAACTAATGCCCCATACCCTTCATTTGCGGAAGTTATAGGGGAACCTTCAACGCCCCAACTGGCTGAATATTTAGACTTAGTGGAAATGAACTTTACTCAAAGTGCATATCCAGATGGCTACCGTAGTGAAATTAATTTAGCTGCTCTAGACTGGTTGAGTATAGTAGCAGACCGCTTGCAGCGCGGCTATGTGTTAACAATTGATTATGGCTACCCCGCCAGCCGTTACTACAATCCCAGGCGATCGCAAGGAACCCTACAGTGTTATTATCATCATCGTTTCCATGACAACCCCTATATCAATATTGGGCGACAAGATATCACAGCCCATGTTGACTTTACAGCTTTGGAACGCTGGGGCCAGAAGTGTAACTTAAAGAATGTTGGTTTTATCCAGCAGGGATTATTTTTGATGGCGTTGGGGTTAGGCGATCGGATTGCAGCCCTTTCTTATCAAAAGCAACCCCTCTTGGAGTTACTACAGCGCCGGGATGCACTACACCAGCTTATAGATCCTACAGGACTAGGCGGCTTTGGAGTCTTAATTCAGAGCAAAGGTCTGGACAATACAGAAATTTCTCAGTCACTAAAAGGCTTGACACTGCCAGAGTGA